A region from the Geobacter benzoatilyticus genome encodes:
- a CDS encoding proton-conducting transporter membrane subunit — translation MGALSAGLDNPASLVIAGALLMGASGIPGLFMPKRTDWWQKCASLTVVLGALTGLAGALASLLTEKTASYTFVSHLPFGPLEAGIDPLSALFLIPVFIVSACCAVYSIGYWPALQFPRTTPQLTFFFGILAASLACIPLARNGVLFLIFWEIMALSAYFALATDDLEQEVRDAALVYLVATHAGTLTLFACFSLLKVAAGSFAFPAAAALDGTGTIGTAVFVTALLGFGLKAGVIPLHVWLPGAHASAPSHVSALMSGVLIKMGIYGMVRIFSFFGVVPAWWGMVLLAAGIVSGLLGVAFAVGQHDLKRLLAYHSIENIGIIVMGLGVALIGRATDLPALVVLGLGGALLHVLNHALFKSLLFLGAGAVIHEAGTREIDRLGGLARRMPWTAALFLTGAVAICGLPPLNGFVSELLVYLGLFSGLVQGKGAAVPLMGLAAPALAMVGGMAVLCFVKVFGTVFLGMPRSEEAAGCHEPDWTMRGPMVLLAMLCAVIGLLPLVLPRLLEPAIFAWSPQLPFTGVRLADAAPLGWITLLGLILLLTFIGAGAWLWKRVTSGPQGAAGTWDCGYARPVARIQYTASSFAEMFVKLFAAVLRPRFHPPQVQGLFPGKNSFSSHVPEAVLELLIAPLLAATDRRLSLARKLQNGRLHFYILYIFVTLALLLAWAY, via the coding sequence ATGGGAGCATTATCGGCAGGGCTCGACAATCCTGCCAGCCTCGTCATAGCCGGCGCCTTGCTTATGGGGGCGTCAGGCATTCCGGGCCTGTTCATGCCCAAAAGAACAGACTGGTGGCAGAAATGCGCCTCTCTCACCGTCGTTCTCGGAGCCCTCACAGGACTGGCCGGCGCCCTGGCATCCCTTCTCACCGAAAAAACCGCCAGTTACACATTTGTAAGCCATCTCCCCTTCGGCCCACTTGAAGCCGGCATCGACCCCCTCTCCGCACTTTTCCTCATCCCGGTATTCATCGTATCCGCCTGCTGCGCCGTGTACAGCATCGGATACTGGCCTGCACTCCAGTTTCCCCGAACGACACCGCAGCTCACTTTTTTCTTCGGGATTCTCGCCGCCTCCCTGGCATGCATCCCCCTGGCCCGCAACGGTGTCCTTTTCCTTATTTTCTGGGAGATCATGGCCCTGTCAGCCTACTTCGCCCTTGCCACCGACGACCTTGAACAGGAGGTCCGCGACGCCGCCCTGGTCTACCTTGTCGCAACCCATGCCGGCACCCTCACCCTCTTCGCCTGCTTCTCGTTATTGAAGGTAGCTGCCGGTTCCTTCGCTTTCCCTGCAGCAGCGGCCCTGGACGGCACGGGCACCATCGGGACGGCTGTTTTCGTGACCGCCCTCCTGGGTTTTGGCCTTAAGGCCGGGGTGATACCGCTCCACGTCTGGCTTCCGGGAGCGCACGCCAGCGCGCCGAGCCACGTGTCGGCACTCATGTCGGGTGTTCTCATCAAAATGGGGATTTACGGGATGGTCCGCATTTTCTCCTTCTTCGGGGTAGTACCGGCGTGGTGGGGGATGGTTCTCCTGGCAGCAGGAATCGTCTCGGGACTCCTGGGTGTCGCCTTCGCCGTGGGGCAGCACGACCTGAAGCGCCTCCTGGCCTATCACAGCATCGAAAACATCGGCATTATTGTCATGGGCCTCGGCGTGGCACTCATCGGCAGGGCAACGGACCTGCCGGCGCTGGTCGTTCTCGGACTTGGAGGGGCGCTCCTCCATGTACTGAACCACGCACTGTTCAAATCTCTCCTCTTCCTCGGCGCCGGCGCGGTCATCCATGAAGCCGGGACCAGAGAGATCGACCGACTGGGGGGACTTGCGCGCCGGATGCCCTGGACAGCAGCCCTCTTTCTCACCGGCGCTGTGGCCATCTGCGGACTCCCGCCCCTGAACGGCTTCGTAAGCGAACTCCTCGTCTATCTCGGATTATTCTCGGGGCTAGTGCAGGGGAAAGGGGCTGCCGTCCCCCTTATGGGACTGGCGGCCCCGGCACTTGCCATGGTGGGGGGGATGGCGGTCCTCTGCTTCGTGAAGGTCTTCGGCACGGTCTTTCTTGGGATGCCCCGGTCTGAGGAAGCCGCTGGGTGCCACGAACCGGATTGGACCATGCGGGGCCCCATGGTGCTCCTGGCCATGCTCTGCGCAGTCATAGGGCTGCTCCCCTTGGTGCTCCCCCGCCTGCTGGAACCGGCCATCTTCGCCTGGAGCCCGCAACTCCCCTTCACCGGAGTTCGCCTGGCGGATGCAGCCCCTCTCGGCTGGATCACGCTGCTGGGGCTGATTCTCCTGCTGACGTTTATCGGGGCCGGAGCATGGCTCTGGAAACGGGTAACATCCGGGCCACAAGGCGCGGCCGGCACGTGGGACTGCGGCTATGCCCGCCCCGTTGCCCGGATCCAGTACACCGCATCCTCCTTTGCCGAGATGTTCGTGAAGCTTTTCGCTGCCGTGCTCCGTCCACGGTTTCATCCGCCGCAGGTTCAAGGCCTCTTCCCCGGAAAGAACTCCTTTTCGAGCCATGTTCCCGAAGCGGTGCTGGAACTGCTCATTGCACCGCTGCTGGCCGCAACGGACCGGCGTCTCTCCCTGGCCCGAAAGCTCCAGAACGGCCGGCTGCATTTCTACATTCTTTACATCTTCGTGACGCTGGCACTGCTGCTGGCGTGGGCCTACTAG
- a CDS encoding proton-conducting transporter membrane subunit — protein MIAGLLLIPLLGAITAWFIPSDRGRPWALPITGILHLVMTVETILSPPVPTPGQWLYLDAIGKIVLLSVSLLFLASALYSVGYLAYRRERPNRLLCTMLLVCLSAMSLVAIAHHLGLLWVAIETTTLTMTPLLYYNRNARSIEATWKYMLICSVGIALALLGLFFLAYCTVVARIEPTLLLEPLVANATLLSPAWLKAAFVFMLVGYGTKMGLAPLHTWKPDAYGEAPGLVGGLLAGGLVTCSFVGLLRAYQVCAAAGGMTFHRDSLVLMGLLSMATAAVFMARQADFKRMLAYSSVEHVGILAVALGLGKGALAGALLHLVNNSLTKGVLFLSAGNIHRSYNSKRCEQVRGALRRLPWSGWLFLAGFFAVTGSPPFGLFVSEFSIVSNAMAQGGELVGGLMLLFLAAIFLGMARTVLPVVMGESSRIEHTDYRDTFLTVMPPLVLMGIVLMLGLWLPEPLRLLIAEGTALLGGNTP, from the coding sequence ATGATTGCCGGACTGCTGCTAATACCACTTTTGGGAGCCATCACCGCATGGTTCATCCCCTCCGACAGGGGGCGCCCGTGGGCACTCCCCATTACGGGGATACTGCATCTGGTCATGACGGTTGAGACGATACTCTCTCCCCCTGTGCCCACCCCGGGCCAGTGGCTCTATCTTGACGCCATAGGAAAGATCGTCCTCCTCTCCGTAAGCCTTCTCTTCCTTGCCAGCGCCCTCTATTCAGTGGGATACCTTGCCTACCGCCGGGAGCGGCCCAACCGGCTCCTCTGCACCATGCTGCTGGTCTGCCTTTCCGCCATGTCGCTGGTAGCCATCGCCCATCACCTGGGGCTCCTCTGGGTGGCCATCGAAACGACCACCCTCACCATGACCCCGCTGCTCTACTACAATCGCAACGCCCGCTCCATCGAGGCCACCTGGAAGTACATGCTCATCTGTTCCGTGGGGATCGCTCTGGCGCTCCTGGGGCTATTCTTCCTGGCCTACTGCACCGTAGTGGCCCGGATAGAGCCGACTCTCCTCCTGGAGCCGCTGGTTGCCAACGCCACGCTCCTCTCCCCCGCCTGGCTCAAGGCCGCCTTCGTGTTCATGCTGGTTGGATACGGAACCAAGATGGGGCTCGCGCCGCTCCACACTTGGAAGCCCGACGCCTACGGCGAGGCTCCGGGGCTAGTTGGCGGGCTCCTTGCCGGCGGGCTCGTGACCTGCTCGTTCGTGGGGCTCCTGCGAGCCTACCAGGTCTGCGCGGCGGCGGGGGGAATGACCTTCCACCGGGATTCCCTCGTCCTCATGGGGCTTTTGTCCATGGCCACGGCTGCCGTCTTCATGGCTCGCCAGGCAGACTTCAAGCGGATGCTCGCCTACTCCAGCGTGGAGCATGTGGGAATTCTGGCCGTGGCCCTGGGGCTCGGCAAGGGGGCGTTGGCCGGGGCGCTGCTCCACCTGGTGAACAACAGCCTCACCAAGGGGGTGCTCTTCCTTTCCGCCGGCAATATCCACCGCTCATACAACAGCAAGCGCTGCGAACAGGTACGGGGCGCGCTGCGGCGCCTTCCCTGGTCGGGATGGCTCTTCCTTGCCGGCTTCTTCGCCGTCACCGGCTCTCCCCCCTTCGGCCTCTTCGTAAGCGAATTTTCCATTGTCTCCAACGCCATGGCCCAGGGGGGAGAACTGGTCGGGGGGCTGATGCTCCTCTTTCTGGCGGCCATCTTCCTCGGCATGGCGCGAACGGTTCTGCCGGTGGTGATGGGCGAATCGAGCCGCATCGAGCATACCGATTACCGGGACACCTTCCTCACCGTCATGCCGCCGCTGGTGCTCATGGGTATCGTGCTCATGCTCGGGCTCTGGCTCCCTGAGCCCCTCAGGCTCCTCATCGCGGAAGGAACAGCCCTTCTGGGGGGAAATACGCCATGA
- a CDS encoding NADH-quinone oxidoreductase subunit C has protein sequence MTRTFSLTCLRNGEAVPIASVPLLPIDRFLQDIIDATDRGWRVSSLFGVPTDRGATLWCLMTAPGDALLGLMRTEAERAFPSICRLVPQIHLFEREIAEQCGITPEDHPWLKPVRFHHPFMPSRRGDREPVAGDTEFFRVEGEEIHEVAVGPVHAGIIEPGHFRFQCHGEEVFSLEISLGYQHRGVEQGLIGGPYPKTIFQMETIAGDTTIGHSLAYAMVMEALGNTVPSARAEAIRAIALELERLANHAGDLGALAGDVAYLPTSSFCGRIRGDFLNMTAHICGSRFGRGLIRPGGVGFDPGAQQAGELLHRIAIGGDELENAIGLLWETQSVMARFEGTGRVTRETAKEIGLVGPAARACGIERDIRKDHPFGIYGVSPISVITEESGDVFARAHVRWREAQESLNFVTEQLRQLPDGTPCADPPPPAPDSVAVALTEGWRGEICHVAITGATGRFVRYKVVDPSFHNWTGLAMALRNQQISDFPLCNKSFNLSYCGFDL, from the coding sequence ATGACCCGCACATTCTCCCTCACCTGTCTGCGCAACGGCGAGGCGGTACCCATAGCCTCGGTGCCGCTCCTCCCCATTGACCGGTTCCTCCAGGACATCATCGATGCCACCGACAGAGGCTGGCGGGTTTCCTCCCTTTTCGGAGTCCCCACCGACAGGGGCGCAACCCTCTGGTGTCTCATGACTGCGCCGGGCGACGCCCTTCTCGGGCTCATGCGGACCGAAGCCGAGAGAGCCTTCCCTTCCATCTGCCGCCTGGTCCCCCAGATCCACCTTTTCGAGCGGGAGATCGCGGAACAGTGCGGCATCACCCCGGAAGACCACCCCTGGCTGAAGCCGGTTCGCTTTCACCATCCCTTCATGCCGTCAAGGAGGGGAGACCGGGAGCCAGTTGCGGGCGACACGGAATTTTTCCGGGTGGAGGGGGAAGAAATTCACGAAGTTGCGGTGGGACCGGTCCACGCCGGCATCATCGAACCGGGGCACTTCCGCTTCCAATGCCACGGCGAAGAGGTCTTCAGCCTGGAAATCTCCCTCGGCTACCAGCACCGGGGAGTAGAACAAGGACTCATCGGAGGGCCGTACCCGAAAACCATCTTCCAGATGGAGACCATCGCGGGAGACACCACCATCGGCCACTCCCTTGCCTACGCCATGGTTATGGAAGCCCTCGGCAATACGGTCCCGTCGGCCAGAGCCGAGGCAATCCGCGCCATCGCCCTGGAACTGGAACGGCTCGCCAACCACGCCGGCGACCTGGGGGCATTGGCCGGAGACGTGGCATACCTTCCCACATCCTCCTTCTGCGGCCGGATCCGTGGGGATTTCCTCAACATGACGGCCCACATCTGCGGAAGCCGTTTCGGCAGGGGGCTTATCCGCCCCGGAGGCGTCGGTTTCGATCCGGGAGCGCAACAGGCCGGCGAACTCCTCCACCGGATCGCCATTGGCGGCGATGAGCTGGAGAACGCCATAGGCCTGCTCTGGGAAACCCAATCGGTCATGGCCCGCTTCGAGGGGACAGGGCGCGTGACCCGCGAGACGGCAAAGGAGATCGGGCTCGTGGGGCCGGCGGCACGGGCATGCGGCATAGAGCGCGACATACGGAAAGATCACCCCTTCGGCATCTACGGAGTAAGCCCCATAAGCGTGATTACAGAGGAAAGCGGCGACGTTTTTGCCCGGGCCCATGTCCGGTGGCGCGAAGCGCAGGAGTCGCTCAACTTCGTCACCGAACAGCTCCGGCAGCTTCCTGACGGAACGCCTTGCGCAGATCCGCCCCCCCCTGCGCCGGACAGCGTGGCGGTGGCCCTGACCGAGGGATGGCGTGGGGAGATATGCCACGTGGCCATTACCGGCGCCACCGGCCGGTTTGTCCGCTACAAGGTGGTCGATCCGTCTTTTCACAACTGGACCGGCCTCGCCATGGCCCTGCGCAACCAGCAGATCTCCGACTTTCCCCTCTGCAACAAAAGCTTTAATCTCTCCTATTGCGGATTCGATCTGTGA
- a CDS encoding 4Fe-4S dicluster domain-containing protein — MFKALFARYRQGYRTISYPEGPARLPELFRGAPLLAPEKCPEECSSCAKACPHGAITTGTGDQGPGTEKTLSLDMGKCLFCAECSAACPNGAISFTSDHRLAVNRREDLIVRAGEVRRLAAPLDEKRRVLFARSLKLREVSAGGCNACEADTNVLSTIGFDLGRFGIQFVASPRHADGIFITGPVTENMRFALIKTWEAIPEPKIAIAAGACAINGGPFMDSPAIHNGCDSLIPIDLCIPGCPPHPLTILDGLLRLLGRLEE, encoded by the coding sequence ATGTTCAAAGCACTCTTCGCCAGATACCGCCAGGGATACAGGACCATCTCCTACCCCGAGGGGCCGGCCCGCCTGCCGGAACTCTTCCGGGGGGCTCCGCTCCTTGCCCCGGAAAAGTGCCCGGAGGAGTGCAGCAGTTGCGCCAAGGCCTGTCCCCACGGCGCCATAACAACCGGGACCGGGGACCAGGGACCGGGGACCGAAAAAACCCTCTCACTCGACATGGGGAAGTGCCTCTTCTGCGCGGAATGCAGCGCCGCCTGCCCCAACGGAGCGATTTCATTCACCAGCGACCATCGCTTGGCGGTGAACCGGCGGGAGGATTTGATTGTCCGGGCAGGGGAGGTCCGCAGACTTGCCGCCCCCCTGGACGAGAAGAGGCGCGTGCTCTTCGCCCGCTCCCTCAAGCTCCGGGAGGTATCCGCCGGGGGGTGCAACGCCTGCGAGGCCGACACCAACGTCCTTTCCACCATCGGCTTCGACCTGGGGCGTTTCGGCATCCAGTTCGTGGCCTCACCCCGCCACGCTGACGGCATTTTCATCACCGGCCCGGTGACCGAAAACATGCGGTTCGCCCTCATCAAAACCTGGGAGGCGATCCCCGAACCGAAGATCGCCATCGCCGCCGGCGCCTGCGCCATCAACGGCGGCCCCTTCATGGACTCTCCCGCAATCCACAACGGCTGTGACAGCCTCATTCCCATCGACCTCTGCATCCCCGGCTGCCCCCCGCATCCCCTCACCATCCTTGACGGTCTCCTGCGGCTTCTCGGAAGGCTGGAGGAGTAA
- a CDS encoding IclR family transcriptional regulator codes for MQKKDKSDYMILAVSHALDLLEQFHGEGTPELGVTELAKRLKLHKNNVFRLLATLEARGYVEQNRITGNYRLGLKTLEIRQTMIRQMALLPYAKPVLEELVRECDETAYVCVLKENLSTYLYGVESRATVRVVSRLGSRLPAYCTSAGKVLLASLPEAELGRYLKRTELVPFTPNTITDGNRLREHLKEIAAAGYAIDNEELELGVRGVAAPVLDYRAVAVGSVIISGPAMRLSDERISAELIPMAQKAAETVSVKLGYAGAPID; via the coding sequence GTGCAGAAAAAAGACAAGTCCGACTACATGATCCTCGCCGTCTCCCACGCCCTTGACCTCCTGGAACAGTTCCACGGTGAGGGGACCCCCGAACTCGGCGTAACGGAGCTCGCAAAGCGGCTCAAACTTCACAAGAACAATGTATTCCGGCTCCTGGCCACCCTGGAGGCCAGGGGGTATGTGGAGCAGAACCGTATTACCGGCAACTACCGGCTCGGGCTCAAGACCCTGGAAATCCGCCAGACCATGATCCGCCAGATGGCGCTCCTCCCCTACGCGAAACCGGTTCTGGAAGAACTGGTCCGGGAATGCGACGAAACCGCCTACGTATGCGTTCTGAAGGAAAACCTGAGCACCTATCTCTATGGCGTCGAGAGCCGCGCCACGGTCCGGGTCGTCTCACGGCTCGGCTCCCGGCTTCCCGCCTATTGCACCTCCGCCGGGAAGGTGCTGCTGGCATCCCTTCCCGAGGCGGAGCTGGGGCGATATCTGAAGCGTACGGAGCTTGTCCCCTTCACTCCCAACACCATCACTGACGGGAACCGGCTCCGGGAGCACCTGAAGGAAATAGCCGCCGCCGGCTACGCCATTGACAACGAAGAGCTGGAGCTTGGCGTCCGGGGAGTGGCTGCTCCGGTCCTTGATTACCGGGCCGTGGCCGTAGGATCCGTCATCATATCAGGGCCGGCCATGCGGCTCTCGGACGAGCGGATCTCGGCCGAACTGATCCCCATGGCGCAAAAGGCCGCCGAGACCGTCTCGGTAAAACTGGGATACGCCGGAGCACCGATCGACTAA
- a CDS encoding respiratory chain complex I subunit 1 family protein — protein MIDTVIHILLTLLFPPLLLGVINRTKALFAGRTGQPLLQAYYDLAKLARKGTVFSSTTSWVFRAAPVAALAATVTASLLIPLGEHRPPLSFNGDMILFAYLFGLARFCTTAAALDTGSSFEGMGAAREATFACLAEPALFFSLAVLARLSGSLSLTPMLTGTAATSWLSAGASLLLLVGSLFIVLLTENCRVPFDDPTTHLELTMVHEVMVLDHSGPLFGAILYGAALKLFVLGALFTDIALPYFTGIPLVDWVLFIIAMLMLAVGIGIVESIMARLQLAKIPQMLAASCILAAFSLLLVLR, from the coding sequence ATGATCGACACCGTCATCCACATTCTCCTCACACTGTTGTTTCCGCCGCTGCTGCTGGGGGTGATCAACCGGACCAAGGCCCTCTTTGCCGGCCGCACCGGACAGCCGCTCCTTCAGGCTTACTACGATCTGGCAAAGCTTGCGCGCAAGGGTACCGTCTTCAGCAGCACCACCAGCTGGGTCTTCCGGGCCGCGCCGGTGGCGGCCCTGGCGGCAACCGTCACAGCCTCGCTCCTGATCCCCCTGGGGGAACATCGCCCTCCCCTCTCCTTTAACGGCGACATGATCCTCTTTGCCTACCTCTTCGGACTGGCCCGCTTCTGCACCACGGCGGCAGCCCTGGACACCGGTTCCAGCTTTGAGGGGATGGGCGCGGCCCGGGAAGCCACCTTCGCCTGCCTGGCCGAGCCTGCTCTCTTTTTCTCCCTGGCGGTACTTGCGCGCCTCTCCGGCTCCCTCTCCCTGACCCCCATGCTAACCGGGACCGCAGCCACCTCATGGCTGTCGGCAGGCGCGTCGCTGCTGCTCCTGGTGGGAAGCCTTTTCATCGTCCTCCTGACGGAAAACTGCCGGGTCCCCTTCGACGACCCGACAACCCACCTGGAGCTGACCATGGTCCACGAAGTGATGGTGCTCGACCACAGCGGCCCCCTGTTCGGCGCCATCCTTTACGGAGCAGCCCTGAAGCTTTTCGTGCTGGGAGCCCTGTTCACCGACATCGCGCTCCCCTACTTCACCGGCATCCCCCTGGTTGACTGGGTGCTCTTCATTATCGCCATGCTGATGCTGGCAGTCGGAATCGGCATTGTGGAATCAATCATGGCGCGGCTCCAGCTTGCCAAGATTCCCCAGATGCTGGCAGCGTCCTGCATCCTGGCAGCATTCTCGCTGCTTCTCGTGTTGAGGTAG
- a CDS encoding DNA translocase FtsK produces the protein MTETDKQIDKKEKLKKEIQGMALGALGLFILIALLSFNAGDQSFNTYSSEGELRNFSGRLGADLSDLLLQVFGLASYAIPFGLLFLSYKLLRFKELRWKSYKGLAFAALLISLSALFAFNLEKTVFLGQPVLTGGAVGYKTASFLKTYFGTTGAILIILPLLAASAMVLSRFSFVLFADWWFANLKERWARSRERRELNRQLLDAGAKPEKKKAPEIKPVHVAVPPSPPVQKKEKKKEEAKAAPLQEAFDFIKSEGDHRTPPLSLLDTPPATEKRLDRDILTMNARLLEKKFKDFGIDGEVVEICPGPVITMYEFAPGPGIKVSRIASLSDDLSMALQSMSIRIVAPIPGKGVVGIEIPNREREMVFLKEIFNGDDFHGSKMKLPLALGKDIAGAPVVADLAKMPHLLVAGATGSGKSVSINTMILSLLYTATPKDVRVIMVDPKMLELSIYEGIPHLLLPVVTNPKKASLALKWAVEEMGRRYRLMADKGVRNISSYNQFLEKEEKEAEDLKAQGTVVLDDVVEETPDEEEAIQQFLDKQEELEHGHLPFIVVIVDELADLMMVAGREIEESIARLAQMARAAGIHLILATQRPSVDVITGLIKANFPARISFQVSSKIDSRTILDTNGAESLLGAGDMLFLPPGTAKMQRVHGAFVSDAEVQRVVDFLKKQGKPVYDKSILEMKEESGSGSGGDEDLIDERYDDAVALVAETRQASISMVQRRLRIGYNRAARIIERMEQEGIVGPSDGTSKPREVFINKI, from the coding sequence ATGACGGAAACAGACAAGCAGATCGACAAAAAAGAAAAACTGAAGAAGGAAATCCAGGGGATGGCCCTGGGTGCGCTGGGGCTTTTCATCCTCATCGCGCTGTTGTCGTTCAATGCCGGCGACCAGTCCTTCAATACCTATTCGTCAGAGGGGGAACTCCGCAACTTCAGCGGCCGTCTCGGCGCCGATCTCTCGGATTTGCTTCTCCAGGTCTTCGGGCTGGCTTCCTATGCCATACCATTCGGGCTCCTCTTCCTCTCCTACAAACTTCTGCGCTTCAAGGAACTGCGGTGGAAGTCCTACAAGGGGCTTGCATTTGCGGCGCTCCTAATCTCCCTGTCGGCGCTGTTCGCCTTCAACCTGGAGAAAACCGTATTCCTGGGGCAGCCGGTTCTTACCGGCGGTGCCGTCGGCTACAAAACGGCCTCCTTCCTCAAGACCTACTTCGGCACCACCGGAGCCATTCTCATTATTCTCCCGCTCCTGGCCGCTTCGGCCATGGTGCTTTCCCGGTTCTCCTTCGTTCTTTTCGCCGACTGGTGGTTTGCAAACCTGAAGGAGCGCTGGGCCCGCAGCCGGGAGCGCCGGGAGCTGAACCGCCAGCTCCTGGATGCCGGGGCGAAGCCCGAGAAGAAGAAGGCTCCGGAGATCAAGCCGGTTCATGTGGCGGTTCCCCCTTCGCCACCGGTTCAGAAGAAGGAAAAGAAAAAGGAAGAGGCCAAGGCCGCCCCGCTCCAGGAGGCCTTCGACTTCATCAAGAGCGAGGGGGATCACCGGACGCCGCCCTTGTCGCTCCTCGACACCCCTCCCGCCACCGAGAAGCGCCTCGACCGCGATATCCTCACCATGAATGCCCGGCTCCTGGAGAAGAAATTCAAGGATTTCGGCATCGACGGCGAGGTGGTGGAAATCTGCCCCGGTCCCGTCATCACCATGTACGAGTTCGCGCCCGGTCCCGGCATCAAGGTGAGCCGGATAGCGTCCCTCTCCGACGATCTATCCATGGCGCTCCAGTCCATGTCGATCCGGATAGTGGCCCCCATTCCCGGTAAAGGGGTGGTCGGCATCGAGATTCCGAACCGTGAACGGGAGATGGTATTCCTCAAGGAGATCTTCAACGGCGACGACTTCCATGGCAGCAAGATGAAGCTTCCCCTGGCCCTGGGGAAGGACATCGCCGGAGCCCCGGTGGTGGCCGATCTCGCCAAGATGCCCCATTTGCTCGTGGCCGGTGCCACCGGTAGCGGCAAGTCCGTTTCCATCAACACCATGATCCTGTCGCTCCTCTATACCGCAACCCCCAAGGACGTGCGGGTGATCATGGTGGACCCGAAGATGCTGGAACTCTCCATCTACGAGGGGATTCCGCACCTGCTCCTCCCCGTGGTAACCAATCCCAAGAAGGCCTCCCTGGCCCTCAAGTGGGCCGTGGAGGAGATGGGGCGCCGCTACCGTCTCATGGCCGACAAGGGGGTGCGGAACATCAGCTCCTATAACCAGTTCCTGGAAAAGGAGGAGAAGGAGGCCGAGGATCTAAAGGCCCAGGGGACGGTGGTGCTGGACGACGTTGTGGAGGAGACTCCCGACGAGGAAGAGGCGATCCAGCAGTTCCTGGACAAGCAGGAGGAGTTGGAACACGGGCACCTGCCGTTCATCGTCGTCATCGTGGACGAGCTGGCTGATCTCATGATGGTGGCTGGCCGGGAGATCGAAGAGTCCATCGCGCGCCTGGCCCAGATGGCCCGGGCCGCCGGCATCCATCTCATCCTCGCCACCCAGCGGCCGTCGGTGGATGTCATCACCGGCCTCATCAAGGCCAACTTCCCGGCCCGGATATCCTTCCAGGTCTCCTCCAAGATCGACTCCCGGACCATCCTCGACACCAACGGCGCCGAGTCGCTCCTGGGAGCCGGCGACATGCTCTTCCTCCCGCCGGGAACCGCCAAGATGCAGCGGGTTCACGGGGCCTTCGTCTCCGACGCCGAGGTGCAGCGGGTGGTGGACTTCCTCAAGAAACAGGGGAAACCGGTCTACGACAAATCGATACTGGAGATGAAAGAGGAGAGCGGTTCCGGCTCCGGAGGGGACGAGGACCTGATCGACGAGCGGTACGACGATGCCGTTGCCCTGGTGGCCGAGACGCGCCAGGCATCCATATCCATGGTCCAGCGCCGCCTGCGGATCGGCTACAACCGCGCCGCCCGCATCATCGAGCGGATGGAGCAGGAAGGTATCGTGGGTCCGAGCGACGGCACCAGCAAGCCCCGTGAAGTGTTTATAAATAAAATCTAA
- a CDS encoding hydrogenase: MNSVVDQLIVLVMLINFAALGSGRLTVAIRAVAFQGVILGILPILIHSFSWHLVAITGGLILAKGIVIPWLLNGAIVKARISREMEPYLGYVPTLLIGAIMTGLSFVFAARLPLAPEHQGLLFVPAAIATLLIGFIMLVTRRKAISQVIGYLMLENGIFLFGLLLTEAMPVMVEAGVLLDLIVGIFVMGIIINQISREFSSIDTSRLTTLRD; encoded by the coding sequence ATGAATTCCGTGGTGGATCAGTTGATAGTCCTTGTGATGCTCATAAACTTCGCCGCCCTGGGTTCAGGAAGGCTGACCGTCGCAATCCGCGCCGTGGCTTTTCAGGGGGTAATCCTCGGCATCCTCCCGATCCTCATCCACTCTTTCTCCTGGCACCTTGTTGCGATCACCGGCGGCCTCATTCTGGCAAAGGGGATCGTTATCCCGTGGCTTCTTAACGGGGCCATTGTCAAAGCGCGGATATCCAGGGAAATGGAACCCTATCTGGGATATGTGCCGACGCTCCTCATCGGAGCCATCATGACCGGACTATCCTTCGTATTTGCCGCGCGCCTTCCCCTGGCACCGGAGCATCAGGGGCTCCTCTTCGTGCCGGCAGCCATTGCCACGCTCCTTATCGGCTTCATCATGCTGGTGACCCGGCGCAAGGCCATTTCCCAGGTAATCGGCTACCTTATGCTGGAGAACGGCATCTTCCTCTTCGGCCTCCTGCTTACCGAAGCGATGCCGGTCATGGTGGAGGCCGGGGTACTGCTGGATCTTATCGTCGGCATCTTTGTCATGGGGATCATCATCAACCAGATCAGCCGCGAGTTTTCGTCCATTGACACGTCGCGCCTCACCACGCTCAGGGACTAG
- a CDS encoding MATE family efflux transporter, producing MNDYLLPLFIINLILTLVDAAIGYHVAPALMRRFTPDSETAELSVRSMRTMLGGVVALYMFFNCYGYFRQNGVMLAVVTAFVVLDMVAQLVVRLKMGKGMEE from the coding sequence ATGAACGACTACCTTTTACCACTCTTCATTATCAACCTCATCCTCACCCTTGTTGATGCCGCCATCGGCTACCATGTGGCGCCGGCGCTCATGCGCCGCTTTACCCCGGACTCGGAAACTGCGGAGCTGTCGGTGCGCAGCATGCGGACCATGCTCGGGGGGGTGGTTGCGCTCTACATGTTCTTCAACTGTTACGGCTACTTCCGGCAGAACGGCGTCATGCTCGCGGTGGTGACAGCCTTCGTGGTCCTTGACATGGTGGCCCAACTGGTGGTCCGGTTGAAAATGGGGAAGGGGATGGAGGAGTAG